From Cellulophaga lytica DSM 7489, a single genomic window includes:
- the rplW gene encoding 50S ribosomal protein L23 has translation MSVLIKPIITEKMTADSELYNRYGFVVDLNANKIQIKDAVEQAYGVTVKDVRTMIYGPKRKTRHTKTGVQHGKTNSYKKAIIDVVEGDIIDFYNNL, from the coding sequence ATGAGTGTATTAATTAAGCCAATAATTACGGAAAAAATGACCGCTGATAGCGAGTTATATAATCGTTATGGTTTCGTTGTGGATTTAAATGCCAATAAAATCCAAATTAAGGATGCTGTAGAGCAGGCTTATGGGGTTACGGTAAAAGATGTTCGAACAATGATTTACGGACCAAAGCGTAAAACACGTCACACTAAGACAGGTGTGCAGCACGGAAAAACTAATAGTTATAAGAAAGCTATTATTGACGTGGTAGAAGGAGATATAATTGATTTTTATAATAATCTATAA
- the rplB gene encoding 50S ribosomal protein L2 gives MSVRKLKPITPGQRFRVVNGFDAITTDKPEKSLLAPLKKSGGRNSQGKMTMRQKGGGHKRRYRVVDFKRDKQGVVATVESIQYDPNRTAFIALVEYTDGEKRYVVAQNGLEVGQKISSGESASPEIGNALPLSAIPLGTIISCIELRPGQGAVMARSAGTFAQLMAKDGKFVTVKLPSGETRLVLAGCMATIGAVSNSDHQLLVSGKAGRSRWLGRRPRTRPVAMNPVDHPMGGGEGRASGGHPRSRNGIPAKGFRTRSKTKDTNRYILERRKK, from the coding sequence ATGTCAGTTAGAAAATTAAAACCAATCACTCCAGGACAGCGATTTAGAGTAGTAAACGGATTTGACGCGATTACTACTGATAAGCCGGAGAAAAGTTTACTTGCTCCGTTAAAAAAGTCTGGAGGTAGAAACAGTCAGGGGAAAATGACAATGCGCCAAAAAGGTGGAGGTCATAAGAGAAGGTATCGTGTAGTTGATTTTAAGCGTGACAAACAAGGTGTTGTTGCGACTGTAGAATCTATTCAGTACGATCCAAACAGAACAGCTTTTATTGCATTAGTAGAGTATACTGATGGTGAAAAGAGATATGTTGTTGCTCAAAACGGTTTAGAAGTAGGTCAGAAGATTTCTTCTGGTGAATCTGCTTCGCCAGAGATAGGGAATGCTTTACCATTAAGTGCTATTCCTTTAGGAACAATTATTTCTTGTATAGAACTACGTCCTGGACAAGGAGCTGTAATGGCTAGGAGTGCAGGTACTTTTGCTCAGTTAATGGCAAAGGATGGAAAATTTGTAACTGTTAAGTTGCCATCTGGTGAGACTAGATTAGTTTTAGCGGGTTGTATGGCTACGATAGGAGCGGTATCAAATTCTGATCACCAATTACTTGTATCTGGTAAAGCGGGTAGAAGTAGATGGTTGGGTAGAAGACCAAGAACAAGACCAGTAGCAATGAACCCTGTAGATCATCCAATGGGTGGTGGTGAAGGTAGAGCTTCAGGTGGTCATCCAAGATCAAGAAATGGTATTCCTGCTAAAGGATTTAGAACTCGTTCTAAAACTAAGGATACAAATAGATATATATTAGAACGTAGAAAGAAATAA
- the rpsS gene encoding 30S ribosomal protein S19, with the protein MARSLKKGPYVHYSLEKKVQQNVESGKKAVIKTWSRASMITPDFVGQTIAVHNGRQFVPVYVTENMVGHKLGEFSPTRSFRGHAGAKNKGKK; encoded by the coding sequence ATGGCACGTTCACTAAAGAAAGGACCTTACGTTCATTATAGTTTAGAGAAAAAAGTTCAACAAAATGTTGAGTCGGGTAAAAAAGCGGTTATTAAGACTTGGTCTAGAGCTTCTATGATTACTCCTGATTTTGTTGGTCAAACTATAGCAGTACACAACGGTAGACAATTTGTTCCTGTTTATGTAACAGAGAATATGGTAGGGCATAAATTAGGAGAATTTTCACCAACTAGATCTTTTAGAGGTCATGCTGGTGCGAAGAACAAAGGAAAAAAGTAA
- the rplV gene encoding 50S ribosomal protein L22, which translates to MGVRKKQMAERIKAEKKKIAFAKLNNCPTSPRKMRLVADLIRGVQVEKALAILKFSQKEASRRVEKLLLSAIANWQSKNEDADIEEADLIVKEIRVDSGAMLKRLRPAPQGRAHRIRKRSNHVTLVLESNNKTQS; encoded by the coding sequence ATGGGAGTTCGTAAAAAACAGATGGCCGAAAGAATTAAGGCTGAAAAGAAAAAGATTGCTTTTGCAAAGTTGAACAACTGTCCAACTTCGCCAAGAAAAATGCGTCTTGTTGCAGATTTAATTAGAGGTGTACAGGTAGAAAAAGCTTTGGCTATATTAAAGTTTAGTCAAAAAGAAGCTTCAAGAAGGGTAGAAAAGTTATTGCTTTCTGCTATAGCTAACTGGCAGTCTAAAAATGAAGATGCTGATATTGAAGAAGCTGATCTTATTGTTAAAGAAATAAGAGTAGATAGTGGGGCAATGTTAAAAAGGTTAAGACCTGCGCCACAAGGAAGAGCACATAGAATTAGAAAACGTTCTAACCACGTAACATTGGTTTTAGAATCTAACAATAAAACTCAAAGCTAA
- the rpsC gene encoding 30S ribosomal protein S3 → MGQKTNPIGNRLGIIRGWESNWYGGNDYGDKLAEDDKIRKYVHARLAKASVSRVIIERTLKLVTVTITTARPGIIIGKGGQEVDKLKEELKKITSKEVQINIFEIKRPEVDANLVAASVARQIENRISYRRAIKMAIAAAMRMNAEGIKIQISGRLNGAEMARSEAYKDGRIPLSTFRADIDYALNEAHTTYGRLGIKVWIMKGEVYGKRELSPLVGMSKGQGKGGRNEGPKKQRRRK, encoded by the coding sequence ATGGGACAAAAAACAAATCCAATCGGGAATCGTCTAGGTATCATCAGAGGTTGGGAATCTAACTGGTATGGTGGAAATGATTATGGAGATAAATTAGCAGAGGATGATAAAATACGTAAGTATGTTCATGCTCGTTTAGCAAAAGCTAGTGTTTCTAGGGTTATTATAGAGCGTACTTTAAAGCTTGTAACTGTAACTATTACTACTGCTAGACCTGGTATTATTATCGGTAAAGGTGGGCAGGAAGTAGATAAGTTAAAAGAGGAGCTTAAGAAGATTACTAGTAAAGAAGTTCAGATTAATATTTTTGAAATTAAGAGACCAGAAGTAGATGCAAATCTTGTAGCTGCTAGTGTTGCTCGTCAAATTGAAAATAGAATTTCTTATAGAAGAGCTATAAAAATGGCAATTGCTGCAGCAATGAGAATGAATGCAGAAGGTATAAAAATTCAAATCTCTGGAAGATTAAACGGTGCTGAGATGGCGCGTTCTGAAGCTTACAAAGATGGTAGAATTCCATTGTCTACTTTTAGAGCAGATATAGACTATGCATTAAATGAAGCACATACTACTTATGGTAGATTAGGTATAAAAGTGTGGATTATGAAAGGCGAGGTTTATGGTAAAAGAGAACTTTCTCCATTAGTTGGTATGTCTAAAGGACAGGGCAAAGGTGGAAGAAATGAAGGGCCTAAGAAACAACGTCGTAGAAAGTAA
- the rplP gene encoding 50S ribosomal protein L16 — protein MLQPKRTKFRKAQKGRMKGLSQRGHQLSNGMFGIKSLDSKFITSRQIEAARIAATRYMKREGQLWIKIFPDKPITKKPLEVRMGKGKGAPEYFVAVVKPGRIMFEIAGVPMDIAKEALRLAAQKLPVKTKFIVARDYSA, from the coding sequence ATGTTACAACCAAAAAGAACCAAATTTCGTAAAGCGCAGAAAGGCCGTATGAAAGGACTTTCGCAAAGAGGGCATCAGCTTTCTAACGGTATGTTCGGTATAAAATCTTTAGATTCTAAGTTTATTACTTCACGTCAGATAGAGGCGGCTCGTATTGCTGCTACTAGATATATGAAGAGAGAGGGACAGTTATGGATAAAAATATTTCCGGACAAGCCTATTACTAAAAAGCCATTAGAAGTACGTATGGGTAAAGGTAAGGGTGCTCCAGAATATTTTGTTGCTGTTGTGAAACCAGGTAGAATTATGTTTGAGATTGCAGGTGTTCCTATGGACATCGCTAAAGAGGCTTTACGTCTTGCAGCTCAAAAATTACCGGTAAAGACTAAATTTATTGTTGCTAGAGATTATTCAGCTTAA
- the rpmC gene encoding 50S ribosomal protein L29, with amino-acid sequence MKQSEVKELSVEDLKNKLAEYKKQYGDLKLAHSVTPLENPLQIRKTRRTVARLATELTKRDNQ; translated from the coding sequence ATGAAACAATCAGAAGTAAAAGAATTATCAGTTGAAGATTTAAAAAATAAATTAGCTGAGTACAAAAAACAGTATGGCGATTTAAAATTAGCACATTCTGTTACACCTTTGGAGAATCCACTTCAAATCAGAAAGACGAGAAGAACGGTGGCTAGACTAGCAACTGAATTAACTAAAAGGGATAACCAATAA
- the rpsQ gene encoding 30S ribosomal protein S17: MEKRNLRKERVGVVTSNKMEKSIVVSEVKRVKHPMYGKFVLKTKKYVAHDETNDCNIGDTVKIMETRPLSRTKCWRLVEILERAK, translated from the coding sequence ATGGAAAAAAGAAATTTAAGAAAAGAGAGAGTAGGAGTTGTTACTAGCAACAAAATGGAGAAATCAATTGTGGTTTCAGAAGTTAAGCGTGTTAAGCACCCTATGTACGGTAAGTTCGTGTTAAAAACAAAGAAATATGTTGCGCACGACGAAACAAACGATTGCAATATTGGTGATACAGTAAAAATAATGGAGACTCGTCCATTGAGTAGAACTAAGTGTTGGAGATTGGTGGAAATTTTAGAAAGAGCTAAATAA
- the rplN gene encoding 50S ribosomal protein L14, translating to MLQQESRLKVADNTGAKEVLTIRVLGGTKRRYASVGDKIVVSVKDATPNGGIKKGAVSTAVVVRTKKEVRRQDGSYIRFDDNACVLLNPTGEMRGTCVFGPVARELRDKQFMKIVSLAPEVL from the coding sequence ATGTTACAGCAAGAATCTAGACTAAAAGTGGCAGACAATACAGGGGCAAAAGAAGTTTTGACTATACGTGTATTGGGCGGTACAAAAAGAAGATATGCATCTGTTGGAGATAAAATAGTAGTGTCTGTTAAAGATGCTACTCCAAACGGAGGTATCAAAAAAGGTGCTGTTTCAACTGCAGTGGTTGTAAGAACAAAGAAAGAAGTAAGAAGACAAGATGGATCTTACATTCGTTTTGATGATAATGCGTGTGTATTATTAAACCCAACGGGTGAAATGAGAGGTACGTGTGTTTTTGGACCTGTTGCAAGAGAGCTTCGTGATAAGCAATTCATGAAGATTGTTTCATTAGCCCCTGAGGTACTTTAA
- the rplX gene encoding 50S ribosomal protein L24, with translation MMKLKIKTGDTVRIIAGDHKGTEGKVVSVDREKNKAIVEGANMVSKHEKPSANNPQGGIVKKEAPLHISNLSLIDPKSGETTRVGYEVRDGKKVRFSKKSNEVI, from the coding sequence ATGATGAAGTTAAAAATTAAAACAGGAGATACAGTAAGAATTATAGCTGGAGACCATAAAGGTACAGAAGGTAAAGTTGTTAGTGTAGACCGTGAAAAAAATAAGGCAATTGTTGAAGGTGCTAATATGGTATCTAAGCATGAAAAGCCTAGCGCAAACAATCCTCAAGGAGGAATCGTTAAAAAGGAAGCTCCATTACACATTTCTAACCTATCTTTAATTGATCCTAAATCAGGAGAAACTACAAGAGTTGGTTATGAAGTAAGAGATGGTAAGAAAGTGAGATTTTCTAAAAAATCTAATGAAGTAATTTAA
- the rplE gene encoding 50S ribosomal protein L5, with translation MTYTPRLKQEYKERIVSSLTEEFEYKNVMQVPKLTKIVLSRGIGAAVADKKLIDHAIDELTLITGQKAVSTMSKKDVASFKLRKGMPIGAKVTLRGERMYEFLDRLITSALPRVRDFQGIKATGFDGRGNYNLGITEQIIFPEINIDKINRINGMDITFVTTAETDKEAKSLLTHLGLPFKKN, from the coding sequence ATGACTTACACTCCAAGATTAAAACAAGAATATAAAGAGCGTATTGTTTCATCTCTTACAGAAGAGTTTGAGTACAAAAACGTTATGCAGGTGCCAAAACTTACTAAAATAGTTTTAAGTAGAGGTATTGGTGCTGCAGTTGCAGATAAAAAGCTTATAGATCACGCTATTGATGAGTTAACACTTATCACTGGTCAAAAAGCAGTTTCTACAATGTCTAAAAAAGATGTTGCTTCATTTAAATTACGTAAAGGAATGCCAATTGGTGCTAAAGTTACGTTAAGAGGTGAGAGAATGTATGAGTTTTTAGATAGGTTAATTACAAGTGCGTTGCCACGTGTTAGAGATTTTCAAGGTATTAAGGCTACAGGTTTTGATGGTCGTGGAAACTATAACTTAGGTATTACAGAGCAAATTATATTTCCAGAAATAAACATTGATAAGATTAATAGAATCAATGGTATGGATATTACATTTGTAACTACTGCTGAGACTGATAAAGAAGCTAAATCATTATTAACTCATTTAGGATTACCTTTTAAAAAGAATTAG
- the rpsN gene encoding 30S ribosomal protein S14 → MAKESMKARERKRAATVAKYAEKRKALKEAGDYEALQKLPKNASPVRMHNRCKLTGRPKGYMRTFGISRVTFREMANNGLIPGVKKASW, encoded by the coding sequence ATGGCTAAAGAATCAATGAAGGCCCGCGAAAGAAAAAGAGCGGCAACAGTTGCAAAATATGCTGAGAAAAGAAAAGCTTTAAAAGAAGCTGGAGATTATGAAGCATTACAAAAATTACCAAAAAATGCTTCACCTGTTCGTATGCATAACAGATGTAAGTTAACAGGAAGACCAAAAGGTTATATGAGAACTTTTGGTATTTCTAGGGTAACTTTTAGAGAAATGGCTAACAATGGTTTAATCCCAGGGGTTAAAAAAGCAAGTTGGTAA
- the rpsH gene encoding 30S ribosomal protein S8 produces the protein MVTDPIADYLTRVRNASRAGHRVVEIPASNLKTEITKILFDQGYILSYKVIEDAVQGTIKIALKYNKATKEPVIKKIQRVSKPGLRKYAGSSDLPRVLNGLGIAIVSTSHGVMTSKQAKLEKVGGEVLCYVY, from the coding sequence ATGGTAACAGATCCTATAGCAGATTATTTAACAAGAGTTAGAAATGCCAGTCGTGCAGGTCACAGAGTGGTAGAGATTCCTGCTTCAAATCTAAAAACAGAAATAACTAAAATATTATTTGATCAAGGATATATTTTAAGTTATAAAGTCATTGAAGACGCAGTACAGGGTACAATTAAAATTGCTTTGAAATACAATAAAGCAACTAAAGAGCCTGTAATTAAAAAAATACAACGAGTAAGTAAGCCAGGTTTACGTAAGTATGCTGGTTCTTCAGACTTGCCAAGAGTACTTAACGGTTTAGGTATCGCTATAGTTTCTACTTCTCATGGAGTTATGACTAGCAAGCAAGCTAAGTTAGAAAAAGTTGGTGGTGAAGTTTTATGCTACGTTTATTAA
- the rplF gene encoding 50S ribosomal protein L6 — MSRIGNNPVTIPEGVTVEVNDNVVTMKGKLGELTQEFSGISVKIEEGSIIVTRNSEHKSDKAKHGLYRALFFNMIEGVSKGWTKELELVGVGYRASHQGQKLDLAVGFSHNIVLDIAPEVKVETVSEKGKNPIVKLTSFDKQLVGQVAAKIRAFRKPEPYKGKGIKFVGEILRRKAGKSA, encoded by the coding sequence ATGTCTAGAATAGGTAATAATCCAGTAACAATTCCTGAGGGTGTAACCGTAGAGGTTAACGATAATGTAGTTACTATGAAAGGTAAATTGGGTGAATTAACTCAAGAGTTTTCAGGAATTTCAGTAAAAATAGAAGAAGGATCAATCATTGTAACGAGAAATTCAGAACATAAGAGTGATAAAGCTAAGCACGGTTTGTACAGAGCTTTATTCTTTAATATGATTGAAGGGGTTTCTAAAGGTTGGACTAAAGAATTAGAATTGGTTGGTGTAGGTTATAGAGCTAGCCACCAAGGACAAAAATTAGATTTGGCTGTTGGTTTTTCACACAATATAGTTCTGGACATAGCTCCAGAAGTAAAAGTGGAAACAGTTTCTGAGAAAGGAAAGAATCCAATTGTAAAATTAACATCTTTTGACAAGCAATTAGTAGGTCAAGTAGCGGCAAAAATAAGAGCTTTCCGTAAGCCAGAGCCATACAAAGGAAAAGGTATTAAGTTTGTTGGAGAAATATTAAGAAGAAAAGCAGGTAAATCAGCTTAA
- the rplR gene encoding 50S ribosomal protein L18, which produces MGLSKTERRYRIKRRIRKVSFGTATRPRLAVFRSNKEIYAQIIDDNAGTTLVAASSRDKELDAKGTKIEIANQVGKAIAEKALKAGIETIAFDRGGNLYHGRIKSLAEGAREGGLKF; this is translated from the coding sequence ATGGGATTATCAAAGACTGAAAGAAGATACAGAATCAAGAGAAGGATTAGAAAAGTTTCATTTGGAACTGCAACTAGACCAAGATTAGCTGTATTTAGAAGTAATAAAGAAATTTACGCTCAAATTATTGATGATAATGCAGGAACTACTTTAGTTGCTGCTTCATCAAGAGATAAAGAGCTAGATGCAAAAGGAACTAAAATAGAAATAGCAAACCAAGTTGGTAAAGCTATTGCTGAAAAGGCTTTAAAAGCTGGTATAGAGACTATTGCTTTTGATAGAGGTGGAAACTTATACCACGGAAGAATTAAATCATTAGCAGAAGGTGCTAGAGAAGGCGGACTTAAATTCTAA
- the rpsE gene encoding 30S ribosomal protein S5, whose translation MYQKYKNVETVKPGGLDLKDRLVGVQRVTKVTKGGRAFGFSAIVVVGDENGVVGHGLGKSKDVATAIAKAVEDAKKNLIRIPLIKGTIPHEQKGKFGGARVYIQPASHGTGVIAGGALRAVLEAVGVHDVLSKSQGSSNPHNVVKATFDALLQIRDAKTIADQRGVSLEKVFKG comes from the coding sequence ATGTACCAAAAATATAAAAACGTAGAAACAGTTAAACCAGGAGGATTAGATTTAAAAGATCGTCTGGTTGGTGTACAAAGAGTTACTAAGGTAACAAAAGGTGGTAGAGCTTTTGGTTTTTCTGCTATAGTTGTTGTAGGAGATGAAAATGGTGTTGTAGGACACGGTTTAGGAAAATCTAAAGATGTTGCTACTGCTATAGCAAAAGCTGTTGAAGACGCAAAAAAGAATTTAATTAGAATCCCTCTAATCAAAGGAACTATACCTCACGAGCAAAAAGGTAAATTTGGTGGAGCACGTGTATACATTCAGCCTGCATCTCACGGTACAGGTGTAATTGCTGGTGGAGCTTTAAGAGCTGTATTAGAAGCAGTTGGTGTACATGATGTATTATCAAAATCACAAGGATCTTCTAACCCTCATAACGTAGTAAAAGCAACTTTTGATGCTTTATTACAAATTAGGGATGCAAAAACAATTGCAGATCAAAGAGGAGTATCTTTAGAAAAAGTATTTAAAGGATAA
- the rpmD gene encoding 50S ribosomal protein L30, giving the protein MGKIKVKQVKSNIKQTQRQKRTLEALGLRKIGQVVEHEATPNILGMVNKVEHLVSTEEA; this is encoded by the coding sequence ATGGGAAAGATTAAAGTAAAGCAAGTTAAGAGTAATATTAAACAGACTCAAAGACAGAAAAGAACCTTAGAGGCTCTTGGGCTTAGAAAAATTGGTCAAGTTGTTGAGCATGAGGCTACGCCAAATATCCTTGGTATGGTAAATAAAGTTGAACATTTAGTTTCTACTGAAGAAGCTTAA
- the rplO gene encoding 50S ribosomal protein L15, with translation MNLSNLTPAEGAVNKAGKIVGRGQGSGKGGTATRGHKGAKSRSGYSKKIGFEGGQMPLQRRVPKFGFTNINRKEYQGINLDKLQGLVEKGAIKDVVTFETLVENRLVRKNDLVKILGGGELKASLKISAHKFTASAKQAIEAAGGEAISL, from the coding sequence ATGAATTTAAGTAATTTAACACCTGCAGAAGGTGCTGTTAATAAGGCAGGTAAAATCGTAGGTAGAGGACAAGGTTCTGGTAAAGGTGGTACTGCTACTAGAGGGCACAAAGGTGCTAAATCTAGATCTGGTTACTCTAAGAAGATTGGTTTTGAAGGTGGACAGATGCCGTTGCAAAGACGTGTGCCTAAGTTTGGTTTCACAAACATTAATAGAAAAGAATACCAAGGTATTAATCTTGACAAACTACAAGGGTTGGTTGAAAAAGGAGCTATAAAAGATGTAGTTACTTTTGAAACTCTAGTAGAGAATAGATTAGTAAGGAAAAATGATTTGGTTAAGATTTTAGGTGGTGGTGAGTTAAAAGCTTCACTTAAGATTTCTGCTCACAAATTTACTGCATCTGCTAAGCAAGCTATTGAAGCTGCTGGAGGAGAAGCAATAAGTCTTTAA
- the secY gene encoding preprotein translocase subunit SecY translates to MKKFFDTISNIWKIEELRNRIIITLTLLLVYRFGAQIALPGIDSQELGNLQSGTEQGIFGLLNAFTGGAFAKASVFALGIMPYISASIVVQLMGIAIPYLQKLQKEGESGRKTINQITRWLTIAICIVQAPAYLLGLGAFGVPDSAFVLGKGLDFMIPAVIILVTGTVFAMWLGEKITDKGIGNGISLLIMIGIIATMPQAFMQEVASRTGENTGGPMLILVEVILWFLVILASVLIVLATRQIPVQYARRTASGGYEKNITGSRQYIPLKLNASGVMPIIFAQALMFLPGMIGKYFNTSAIGSWFEVNFQDPFGLAYNLLFAFLIIIFTYFYTAITVPTNKMADDLKRSGGFVPGTRPGKETADFLDKIMSLITLPGSIFLALLAVLPAIVVQLLGIQGNWAMFYGGTSLLIMVGVAIDTVQQVNSYLLNRHYDGLMKSGKNRKVA, encoded by the coding sequence ATGAAGAAATTTTTTGATACCATATCCAATATTTGGAAAATAGAAGAGTTAAGAAACAGAATAATTATTACGCTTACTTTACTATTAGTATACCGTTTTGGTGCTCAAATTGCACTACCAGGGATAGACTCTCAGGAATTGGGTAATTTACAATCGGGTACAGAACAAGGTATATTTGGTTTATTAAATGCATTTACAGGTGGGGCTTTTGCCAAGGCATCTGTTTTTGCATTGGGTATAATGCCTTATATTTCTGCATCTATTGTAGTGCAATTAATGGGTATAGCTATCCCTTACCTTCAAAAATTACAAAAAGAAGGTGAGAGTGGAAGAAAAACAATTAACCAAATTACAAGATGGTTAACAATTGCTATATGTATAGTACAGGCTCCTGCTTATTTGTTAGGTTTAGGTGCTTTTGGTGTACCAGATAGTGCTTTTGTATTAGGTAAAGGATTAGATTTTATGATCCCAGCCGTAATAATATTAGTAACTGGTACTGTATTTGCAATGTGGTTAGGAGAAAAAATAACTGATAAAGGTATTGGTAATGGTATTTCATTATTAATTATGATTGGTATTATTGCTACAATGCCGCAGGCATTTATGCAAGAAGTTGCTTCTAGAACAGGAGAAAATACTGGTGGTCCAATGTTAATACTTGTAGAAGTTATTTTATGGTTCTTAGTTATATTAGCATCTGTGCTTATAGTTTTGGCAACTCGTCAAATACCTGTTCAGTACGCTAGAAGAACAGCTTCTGGTGGTTATGAGAAAAATATTACTGGATCTAGACAATATATTCCATTAAAATTAAATGCATCTGGTGTAATGCCAATAATATTTGCTCAAGCATTAATGTTTTTGCCTGGTATGATTGGTAAGTATTTTAATACTTCTGCAATAGGTTCATGGTTTGAGGTTAATTTTCAGGATCCCTTTGGATTAGCATATAATTTGTTATTTGCTTTTCTAATTATAATATTCACATATTTTTATACTGCTATCACTGTACCAACAAATAAGATGGCAGATGACTTAAAAAGAAGTGGTGGATTTGTACCAGGAACAAGGCCTGGGAAAGAAACTGCAGATTTTTTAGATAAAATTATGTCATTAATTACGTTACCCGGATCTATTTTCTTAGCTTTGCTGGCTGTTTTACCAGCTATTGTTGTTCAACTGCTAGGAATTCAAGGAAATTGGGCAATGTTTTATGGTGGAACATCACTACTAATTATGGTAGGTGTGGCAATTGATACAGTTCAGCAAGTAAATTCATATTTGTTAAATAGACATTATGATGGCTTAATGAAAAGTGGTAAAAATAGAAAAGTAGCATAA
- the infA gene encoding translation initiation factor IF-1 — MAKQAAIEQDGSIIEALSNAMFRVELENGHVVTAHISGKMRMHYIKLLPGDKVKLEMSPYDLTKARITYRY; from the coding sequence ATGGCTAAACAAGCAGCGATAGAGCAAGACGGATCTATAATTGAGGCATTATCAAATGCAATGTTCCGTGTGGAGTTAGAAAACGGACACGTGGTAACAGCGCATATATCTGGAAAGATGAGAATGCATTATATTAAATTATTACCAGGTGATAAGGTTAAATTAGAAATGAGCCCTTATGACTTGACTAAAGCAAGAATTACATATAGATATTAA
- the ykgO gene encoding type B 50S ribosomal protein L36 yields MKVRASIKKRSAECKIVRRKGRLYVINKKNPRFKQRQG; encoded by the coding sequence ATGAAAGTAAGAGCATCAATAAAAAAGAGAAGTGCCGAGTGCAAAATAGTGCGCAGAAAAGGACGGTTGTACGTAATTAATAAAAAGAATCCTAGATTTAAACAAAGACAAGGGTAA
- the rpsM gene encoding 30S ribosomal protein S13, whose translation MARIAGVDIPKQKRGVIALTYIFGVGRSRAKEILAKAQVSEDTKVSDWNDDEIGRIRDAVSEFTIEGELRSEIQLSIKRLMDIGCYRGIRHRSGLPLRGQRTKNNSRTRKGKRKTVANKKKATK comes from the coding sequence ATGGCAAGAATTGCAGGTGTAGATATACCAAAACAGAAAAGAGGAGTTATAGCTTTAACCTATATATTTGGTGTAGGTAGAAGTAGAGCTAAAGAAATTTTAGCTAAAGCCCAAGTTAGTGAAGATACTAAAGTATCAGATTGGAATGATGACGAAATAGGTCGTATTCGTGATGCTGTATCTGAGTTTACAATTGAAGGTGAATTACGTTCAGAAATTCAATTAAGCATTAAGCGTTTAATGGATATCGGATGTTACAGAGGAATTCGTCATAGATCTGGTTTACCTTTAAGAGGTCAAAGAACTAAGAACAACTCTAGAACTAGAAAAGGTAAAAGAAAAACTGTTGCTAATAAGAAAAAAGCAACTAAATAA
- the rpsK gene encoding 30S ribosomal protein S11, whose translation MAKSNTKTAKKRKVIVESVGEAHVTASFNNIIISLTNKKGDVISWSSAGKMGFRGSKKNTPYAAQVASEDCAKVAHEAGLRKVKVYVKGPGNGRESAIRAIHNSGIEVTEIIDVTPLPHNGCRPPKRRRV comes from the coding sequence ATGGCAAAGTCAAATACAAAAACAGCTAAAAAACGTAAAGTTATAGTTGAATCTGTTGGAGAAGCACACGTAACAGCTTCTTTTAACAACATTATTATTTCTTTAACAAACAAAAAAGGAGATGTAATCTCTTGGTCATCTGCCGGTAAAATGGGCTTTAGAGGATCTAAGAAAAATACACCTTATGCTGCACAAGTAGCATCTGAGGACTGTGCAAAAGTTGCACATGAAGCAGGACTAAGAAAAGTTAAAGTATACGTAAAAGGACCTGGAAACGGTAGAGAATCTGCAATACGTGCAATTCACAACTCAGGAATTGAAGTAACTGAAATTATTGATGTTACTCCATTACCACACAACGGTTGTAGACCTCCAAAAAGAAGAAGAGTTTAA